A genome region from Alkalimarinus coralli includes the following:
- the cas7e gene encoding type I-E CRISPR-associated protein Cas7/Cse4/CasC, with translation MSQFIQLHILTSYAPSNLNRDDLGRPKTAKMGGFDRLRVSSQSLKRNWRVSELFEQAMSGHIGIRTKRFGVSVFDALIKAGVKEKSAKEWATSIAGVFGKSKKDALEIEQLAHISPAEQDAAMTLAAVLAAEDRAPTQEELNLLKADQTAVDIALFGRMLASSPAFNVEASCQVAHALSVHSVVVEDDYFTAVDDLNDGKEDAGSAHIGESGFAAALFYSNICINKTQLVENLDGDENLANKAIQALTEAAVKVAPKGKQNSFASRAYASYVLAEKGEQQPRSLSVAFLKPVNDEDHANAAINALTTQVDNFDKVYGACADSRYAINAIAGEGTFTELLEFVAQ, from the coding sequence ATGAGCCAATTTATTCAACTGCATATACTAACCTCTTACGCTCCATCCAATTTAAATCGTGACGATTTAGGGCGTCCTAAAACAGCAAAAATGGGTGGCTTTGATCGCCTTCGTGTCAGTTCACAAAGTTTAAAACGTAACTGGCGTGTATCTGAACTGTTTGAACAAGCCATGTCAGGCCATATTGGTATTCGAACCAAGCGTTTCGGGGTATCAGTATTTGACGCACTCATTAAAGCTGGCGTTAAAGAAAAATCAGCAAAAGAGTGGGCGACCTCCATTGCCGGTGTTTTCGGGAAAAGCAAAAAAGATGCGCTAGAAATTGAGCAGCTGGCTCATATTAGCCCAGCCGAACAAGATGCTGCAATGACACTGGCAGCCGTGCTGGCTGCCGAAGATCGTGCGCCAACGCAAGAAGAGCTAAACCTATTAAAAGCAGATCAAACGGCAGTAGATATTGCTTTGTTCGGTCGCATGCTGGCTTCTAGCCCTGCGTTTAATGTCGAGGCATCCTGCCAAGTTGCGCATGCTCTGAGTGTGCATAGCGTTGTTGTTGAAGACGACTACTTTACCGCAGTAGATGACCTTAACGACGGAAAAGAAGATGCAGGCTCTGCTCATATAGGTGAGTCTGGATTTGCAGCCGCATTGTTTTATAGCAATATCTGTATAAATAAAACTCAACTTGTTGAAAATCTGGATGGCGATGAAAACTTAGCCAATAAAGCCATACAAGCATTAACTGAAGCCGCAGTGAAAGTAGCGCCTAAAGGCAAGCAAAATAGCTTTGCGTCACGTGCTTACGCCAGTTATGTCCTGGCCGAAAAAGGTGAACAGCAACCACGCTCATTATCAGTTGCTTTCTTAAAACCTGTAAACGACGAAGACCATGCAAATGCAGCAATAAATGCATTAACCACCCAAGTTGATAATTTCGACAAAGTGTACGGTGCATGTGCTGACTCACGTTATGCCATAAATGCGATTGCCGGCGAAGGCACTTTTACTGAGCTATTAGAATTTGTTGCCCAATAG
- the cas5e gene encoding type I-E CRISPR-associated protein Cas5/CasD, whose product MKEYLVFRLYGPMASWGQAAVGGDRPTDMQPTRSAIIGLLGAALGIKRDDESALQALQQSILVAVKQCVPSSLIRDYHTTQVPSHNNKIVHRSRKSELSEDKLNTILSSRDYRCDGLWIIAVSLTEQAEISLGQLKGALHKPVFVLSLGRKSCPLALPVQPQIVMYEKLKDALDTEFPAITRSLNEDALWLGSNDRVTYFWEGDKAAMEHSSVVTTHPWDEPVHRGRWQFKQREMHQLSAEEDAHVSI is encoded by the coding sequence ATGAAAGAATATTTGGTCTTTCGTTTATATGGCCCTATGGCCAGTTGGGGGCAAGCAGCAGTGGGGGGGGATCGCCCCACAGATATGCAACCTACGCGCTCAGCGATAATTGGCTTGTTAGGCGCGGCGCTTGGCATTAAACGAGATGATGAGTCGGCATTGCAGGCTTTGCAGCAAAGCATTTTGGTTGCAGTTAAACAATGTGTGCCGAGTTCATTAATACGCGACTATCACACCACGCAAGTGCCTTCACATAACAACAAGATTGTGCACCGCAGCCGTAAAAGTGAACTGAGCGAAGACAAACTCAACACTATTTTGTCGAGCCGCGATTATCGCTGTGATGGACTTTGGATCATTGCCGTTTCATTAACTGAGCAGGCCGAAATAAGCCTGGGACAGTTGAAAGGTGCGCTACATAAACCAGTGTTCGTGCTGAGTCTCGGCCGGAAGTCTTGCCCATTGGCATTGCCAGTGCAACCACAAATAGTCATGTACGAAAAGTTGAAAGATGCATTAGACACCGAGTTCCCGGCTATAACACGTTCACTCAATGAAGATGCTTTGTGGTTAGGTTCTAATGACCGTGTTACTTACTTTTGGGAAGGTGATAAGGCAGCGATGGAACATTCCAGTGTGGTAACAACCCATCCATGGGACGAGCCTGTACATAGAGGGCGTTGGCAATTTAAGCAGCGAGAAATGCACCAGTTATCGGCGGAGGAGGATGCACATGTTTCTATCTAA
- the cas1e gene encoding type I-E CRISPR-associated endonuclease Cas1e — translation MAFVPLKPIPLKDRNSMIFIGMGRIDVKDGAFVVIDDVNGERMHIPVGSIACLMLEPGTRVSHAAVKLASLTGTLLIWVGEAGVRLYSAGQPGGARSDKLLYQAQLALDADLRLKVVRKMFELRFDEPAPERRSVDQLRGIEGARVRKTYELLAKQYGVDWHGRRYDPKDWGKGDVVNQCISAATSCLYGVTEAAILAAGYAPAIGFIHSGKPLSFVYDIADIIKFETVVPIAFKVASKKPYQPDREVRVACREVFRTNKVLKRLIPLIEEVLSAGEIEPPKPPKDAQPPAIPEPESIGDEGHRSK, via the coding sequence ATGGCCTTCGTTCCCCTAAAGCCAATACCGCTTAAAGACCGTAACTCCATGATATTCATTGGAATGGGGCGCATTGATGTAAAAGATGGTGCCTTTGTTGTTATTGATGATGTTAATGGTGAAAGAATGCATATTCCTGTTGGGTCTATTGCCTGTTTGATGCTTGAGCCAGGCACTAGAGTCAGCCATGCAGCGGTAAAACTAGCTTCATTGACTGGGACATTACTGATATGGGTGGGTGAAGCGGGTGTTCGTTTATATTCTGCTGGTCAGCCAGGAGGGGCAAGGTCAGATAAGTTACTCTATCAAGCACAACTCGCCTTAGATGCTGACTTGCGTTTAAAAGTCGTTCGAAAAATGTTTGAGTTAAGATTTGATGAGCCCGCACCGGAGCGAAGAAGCGTTGATCAGTTGAGAGGAATTGAAGGAGCAAGGGTTCGTAAAACCTATGAGTTATTAGCAAAACAATATGGTGTGGATTGGCATGGCCGCCGATACGACCCTAAAGACTGGGGAAAAGGTGATGTTGTAAATCAATGCATCAGCGCTGCAACATCGTGCTTATACGGAGTGACAGAAGCTGCAATCCTTGCAGCCGGTTATGCACCTGCTATTGGGTTTATTCATTCAGGAAAGCCTTTATCATTTGTTTACGATATAGCCGATATCATAAAATTTGAAACGGTTGTTCCTATTGCGTTTAAAGTAGCATCAAAAAAGCCCTATCAGCCTGATCGAGAGGTTCGTGTAGCTTGCCGAGAAGTGTTTCGAACTAATAAAGTGTTGAAGCGTTTAATTCCACTGATAGAAGAAGTACTTTCTGCTGGTGAAATAGAGCCACCTAAACCTCCTAAAGATGCTCAACCTCCAGCAATTCCAGAGCCAGAATCTATTGGGGACGAAGGCCACAGGAGTAAATAA
- the cas2e gene encoding type I-E CRISPR-associated endoribonuclease Cas2e, with amino-acid sequence MSMLVVVTEAVPPRLRGRLAVWLLEVRAGVYVGDVSRRIREMVWEQINELAEGGNVVMAWATNTESGFDFITYGENRRMPVDFDGLRLVKFLPDQK; translated from the coding sequence ATGAGCATGTTAGTGGTCGTTACGGAAGCGGTGCCCCCAAGATTGAGAGGGCGATTAGCTGTCTGGTTATTAGAAGTGAGGGCAGGGGTCTACGTAGGAGATGTGTCACGTCGTATTCGTGAAATGGTGTGGGAACAGATAAATGAGCTAGCGGAGGGAGGAAACGTCGTTATGGCTTGGGCGACGAATACAGAGTCAGGGTTCGACTTTATTACCTACGGAGAAAACCGACGAATGCCTGTCGATTTTGATGGCTTGCGTTTAGTCAAGTTCTTGCCTGATCAGAAATAA
- the cas6e gene encoding type I-E CRISPR-associated protein Cas6/Cse3/CasE — protein sequence MFLSKISLLQSTQAARELIKIGANGAYASHQLLWQLFTDEEQRNFLFREEMSPNGLPQFFVLSKVQPENNHALFNVQTKVFQPKIAEGQRLGYKLRVNPTICVKGDNGKSKRHDVLMHAKYQAKKAGGQDLQKVQALMEQAAQAWISDEQRLQRWGIQLDAIPEIERYTQHRSQKKSGNQLQFSSVDFQGLLTVKDPSIFMSQYANGFGRAKALGCGLMLIRRV from the coding sequence ATGTTTCTATCTAAAATATCGCTTTTGCAATCTACTCAAGCCGCTAGAGAACTTATAAAAATTGGGGCTAATGGCGCATATGCCTCACATCAGTTGTTATGGCAATTATTTACGGATGAAGAGCAGCGTAACTTTCTATTTCGTGAAGAAATGAGTCCGAATGGGTTACCTCAGTTTTTTGTACTGTCAAAGGTGCAACCTGAAAACAATCATGCTTTGTTTAATGTTCAAACCAAAGTCTTTCAACCGAAGATAGCAGAGGGGCAGCGCTTGGGATATAAGCTACGGGTGAACCCAACTATTTGCGTGAAAGGTGATAATGGTAAAAGTAAACGTCACGACGTGTTGATGCATGCTAAATATCAGGCCAAAAAAGCAGGTGGTCAAGATTTACAAAAAGTTCAAGCGCTGATGGAACAGGCGGCGCAAGCATGGATATCTGATGAGCAGCGATTGCAACGATGGGGAATACAGTTAGATGCAATCCCTGAAATAGAACGTTATACCCAACATCGGAGTCAAAAAAAGTCAGGAAATCAATTGCAGTTTTCTAGTGTTGATTTTCAAGGTCTTTTAACGGTTAAGGACCCGAGTATATTTATGAGTCAATACGCTAATGGGTTTGGTAGGGCTAAGGCATTGGGCTGTGGTTTAATGCTAATTCGACGCGTGTAA
- a CDS encoding KilA-N domain-containing protein, with the protein MKSKLQVLDQGISTITKDGIEYICITDIARYKKSDRTDDLIRNWLRNRNTIEFLGIWEQLNNPDFKPVEFDGFKKEAGLNSFTLTPKQWIESTNAIGLISKQGRYGGTYAQKDIAFEFASWISVEFKLYLIKEFQRLKETEFQQLGWDIRRNLAKVNYHIHTDAIKENLLPDKLTRQQISFVYASEADLLNMALFGITAKQWRDENPALKGNMRDHANVYQLVCLANMESLNAHFIDQKIPQSQRLEQLNNLAIRQMSVLVQNATVKQLNVEE; encoded by the coding sequence ATGAAATCAAAACTACAAGTGTTAGATCAAGGTATTTCAACGATCACCAAGGACGGTATCGAATATATCTGTATTACCGATATTGCACGATATAAAAAATCCGACAGGACTGACGATCTTATTAGAAATTGGCTGCGTAATCGAAACACGATTGAATTCCTTGGAATATGGGAGCAATTGAATAATCCAGATTTTAAACCCGTCGAATTCGACGGGTTTAAAAAAGAGGCAGGTCTAAATAGCTTTACACTTACACCCAAGCAGTGGATTGAATCTACAAATGCCATCGGACTAATTTCAAAACAGGGGCGTTATGGTGGCACCTACGCTCAAAAAGATATAGCCTTTGAGTTCGCAAGCTGGATCTCAGTTGAATTCAAGCTCTACCTAATCAAAGAATTCCAACGTCTCAAAGAAACAGAGTTTCAGCAGCTAGGTTGGGATATCAGGCGAAATCTAGCCAAAGTAAACTACCATATCCATACCGATGCAATTAAAGAAAACCTTCTACCTGACAAGTTGACTCGCCAACAAATCAGTTTTGTTTATGCCAGTGAAGCCGACTTACTCAATATGGCTTTATTCGGAATAACAGCAAAACAATGGCGAGATGAAAACCCTGCGTTGAAAGGAAATATGCGTGATCATGCAAATGTTTACCAGCTAGTGTGTCTCGCCAATATGGAATCCCTCAATGCTCATTTTATAGATCAAAAAATACCACAGTCCCAGCGATTAGAGCAGCTTAATAATCTTGCTATTCGTCAGATGAGTGTTCTGGTTCAAAATGCGACGGTAAAGCAATTAAATGTGGAAGAGTAA